A stretch of Chthonomonadales bacterium DNA encodes these proteins:
- a CDS encoding alcohol dehydrogenase catalytic domain-containing protein has protein sequence MTELTMPAAVYRGPDDVRLEAVPVPRPGPQEILVRVRACGVCGTDLKKIRYGLQAPPRVFGHEIAGVVEEVGAGVETWSPGDRVVVYHHVPCELCHFCRAGAFAQCHQYKRTGTTAGFEPAGGGFARYVRVMDWVVERGVQRIPGHVSDDEAAFVEPVNTCLKGVQRSGARAGDVALVVGQGQIGLLFTQLLRLAGAFVVAADPLAERQAVARALGANDVVGAEPGAQADAARRHTEGRGADVAVLTVAGAGPVREALDGVRPGGRVVLFAHTLPGDPVEVDAGEICVREKDLIGSYSSDVTLNDEAARLVFERAINVRDLVTHRFPLAEIARALDIAAAPRSGSLKVMVLP, from the coding sequence GTGACCGAGCTGACGATGCCCGCGGCCGTCTACCGGGGCCCCGACGATGTGCGTCTCGAAGCGGTCCCGGTGCCCCGGCCCGGGCCCCAGGAGATCCTCGTCCGTGTGCGAGCCTGCGGCGTCTGCGGCACCGACCTCAAGAAGATCCGTTACGGCCTTCAGGCGCCGCCACGCGTGTTCGGCCACGAGATCGCCGGCGTGGTTGAGGAGGTCGGCGCCGGGGTCGAGACGTGGAGCCCGGGCGACCGGGTCGTCGTCTACCACCACGTCCCGTGCGAGCTCTGCCACTTCTGCCGAGCCGGCGCGTTCGCCCAGTGCCATCAGTACAAGCGGACCGGAACGACCGCCGGGTTCGAGCCTGCCGGCGGCGGGTTCGCGCGCTACGTGCGCGTGATGGACTGGGTCGTCGAGCGCGGCGTGCAGCGGATACCCGGGCACGTCTCCGACGACGAGGCGGCGTTCGTCGAGCCGGTGAACACCTGCTTGAAGGGCGTCCAGCGCTCGGGTGCGCGCGCCGGTGACGTGGCGCTCGTCGTTGGGCAGGGCCAGATCGGCCTTCTGTTCACGCAGCTTCTCCGCCTGGCCGGGGCGTTCGTGGTGGCCGCCGACCCGCTCGCCGAGCGGCAGGCCGTGGCCAGGGCCCTGGGAGCGAACGATGTGGTCGGCGCCGAGCCCGGGGCGCAGGCCGACGCGGCCAGACGGCACACCGAGGGGCGTGGCGCCGACGTCGCCGTACTCACCGTGGCGGGCGCCGGGCCGGTGCGCGAGGCGCTCGACGGCGTGCGCCCTGGCGGGCGCGTCGTGCTCTTCGCGCACACGCTCCCCGGAGACCCCGTCGAGGTTGATGCGGGCGAGATCTGTGTACGGGAGAAGGACCTGATCGGCAGCTACAGCTCGGATGTGACGCTCAACGATGAGGCTGCGCGCCTGGTGTTCGAGCGCGCGATCAACGTGCGCGACCTCGTGACCCATCGCTTCCCCCTGGCCGAGATAGCCCGCGCGCTCGACATTGCGGCGGCGCCCCGCTCCGGCTCGCTCAAGGTGATGGTCCTCCCATGA